Proteins found in one Gardnerella vaginalis ATCC 14018 = JCM 11026 genomic segment:
- a CDS encoding ABC transporter substrate-binding protein produces MCARSPQKSRKQDFGCFVMRNINRNINRVFVRNIKRVISAITCVFIVAFCASCGSVDSRTKITVWSWEPSMKRIAADFEKQNPDIRVSVKDTSGYNNLNSAIQDGYGMPDVAQLEYHALPQYAVSGQLLDITNRVQGTQTFYTPGTWSSVQLGGRVYGLPMDSGPLAWFYNQDVFNQAGVDVTQIHTWKDYLHAARKLKNIGVYIAADSGDASFYNAMIWLAGGRPFITSHDGKTVTVRLSKDKGTKDFTKFWQSMIDEDLVDTRLATWTPAWKSAVGSGSVASVFAGAWMTSLLMHDIPGGAGLWRVARVPTMNGNNDNAQMGGSALSVLQSSRKPEAAMRFVNFVCHDQTGIKERVLSGAFPADVVTLRDKSFLNKTMVRDSRGIDVPYFGGQQFNRIFADAANHVDTGYKYLPFEVYSRSDFRFTVGLAYDWNRKSRARLTVQSMIDAGIKQDDGKDFQLPDDPGPKISLKDGINLWKKDLKEYGYNQGFVVR; encoded by the coding sequence ATGTGTGCAAGAAGCCCGCAGAAAAGTCGCAAGCAGGATTTTGGTTGTTTTGTTATGCGTAATATAAACCGTAATATAAACCGCGTTTTTGTTCGTAATATAAAGCGCGTAATTTCTGCGATTACATGCGTTTTTATTGTTGCTTTTTGTGCGTCATGCGGATCTGTTGATTCTAGAACAAAAATAACAGTATGGTCTTGGGAACCAAGCATGAAGCGGATTGCGGCAGATTTTGAGAAACAAAATCCAGATATTCGAGTTAGCGTTAAAGATACAAGCGGATACAACAATCTTAACAGTGCTATTCAAGACGGTTACGGTATGCCAGATGTTGCCCAGCTTGAATACCACGCTTTGCCACAATACGCGGTTAGCGGACAACTTTTGGATATTACAAATCGCGTTCAAGGAACTCAAACATTCTATACGCCAGGCACATGGTCTTCTGTTCAATTAGGAGGACGAGTTTATGGATTGCCAATGGATTCAGGTCCTTTAGCATGGTTTTATAATCAAGACGTATTCAACCAAGCAGGTGTGGATGTTACGCAAATTCACACCTGGAAGGATTATCTACATGCTGCAAGAAAATTAAAAAATATTGGCGTTTATATTGCTGCAGATTCTGGAGATGCAAGTTTTTACAACGCTATGATTTGGCTTGCAGGAGGAAGACCTTTTATAACTTCTCACGATGGTAAAACCGTTACAGTTCGCTTAAGTAAAGACAAAGGAACAAAAGACTTTACTAAATTTTGGCAGTCCATGATTGACGAAGATTTGGTTGATACAAGACTTGCAACTTGGACTCCAGCTTGGAAAAGTGCAGTCGGTTCTGGCAGTGTTGCATCTGTTTTTGCTGGAGCATGGATGACATCGCTTTTAATGCATGATATTCCAGGCGGAGCAGGGTTGTGGCGTGTAGCGAGAGTTCCGACTATGAATGGAAACAATGACAATGCGCAAATGGGAGGATCTGCTCTAAGCGTCCTTCAGTCTAGTCGCAAGCCTGAAGCCGCGATGCGTTTTGTGAATTTTGTATGCCATGATCAGACTGGTATTAAAGAAAGAGTTTTATCTGGAGCATTCCCAGCAGACGTTGTGACTCTTAGAGACAAATCGTTTCTAAACAAAACAATGGTTCGTGATTCTCGCGGAATCGATGTGCCATATTTCGGAGGACAACAATTCAACCGTATTTTTGCAGATGCAGCAAATCATGTAGACACAGGCTACAAATATTTGCCGTTTGAAGTATATTCTCGTAGCGATTTTCGTTTCACAGTCGGTTTGGCCTATGATTGGAACAGAAAATCAAGAGCACGTTTAACAGTGCAGTCGATGATTGATGCAGGCATTAAACAAGACGATGGTAAGGATTTTCAACTTCCAGACGACCCTGGTCCTAAAATTAGTCTTAAAGATGGTATTAATCTTTGGAAAAAAGACTTGAAAGAATACGGGTATAATCAGGGTTTTGTTGTGCGCTAG
- a CDS encoding ABC transporter substrate-binding protein: protein MDNKEPKDGAYNNDATDKFYGQENAEQSQFSSSTDASLNAASKRGYKTNKRGLGKFWLVSVAIVVIAVVSAIIATFTGPQKNPASQTSSTQVSNKTVSIGLKLAPTNLDIRNQSGSSLEQLLIGNVYEGLVARNTKNQVVPSLAKSWEISKDGLKYTFHMRKGVVFSNKHRLTAKDAEWSFNELVAKKYRGSNMVGKVESAKAKDDYTFEIKLKEPNAKLLWALCSRAGLVFDKLANYDAKTQAVGSGPYLVEKFVPNDRVVLKANPCYKGINKPRTSKVVVRYFVDDVAAVDALSSGAVQALAPISGQLAKTFKADAKRYVVKAGNSTDKFVLAMNMNGERTKDKRVRQAIRYAIDHKQIIASRGGTDALLGGPIPSLDPGYEDLTNIYTHDVKRAKSLMKEAGFSESNPLHLSLTYPNIYGTQLGDQLRSQLKKIGIDLKVNIVEFTTWLHDVYNNKNYDLSMVDHNESHDFGQWADPKYYYGYNNKQVQDLYAKAMLCANTKESNKLLAKAARIVSKDAPADWLLNYKVVTAKVKNLEGMPFDINQVLLPLYNLRLS, encoded by the coding sequence ATGGATAACAAAGAACCCAAAGATGGCGCGTACAATAACGACGCGACCGATAAATTCTATGGGCAAGAAAACGCAGAGCAATCGCAATTTAGTTCTAGTACAGATGCTTCGCTTAACGCTGCGTCTAAAAGGGGATATAAAACTAATAAGCGTGGTTTAGGAAAATTCTGGCTTGTTTCTGTAGCAATCGTAGTAATTGCAGTGGTTAGCGCTATTATTGCAACGTTTACAGGTCCGCAAAAAAATCCTGCAAGTCAAACATCTTCTACACAAGTATCAAATAAAACTGTGTCAATCGGATTAAAACTTGCTCCTACAAATCTCGATATTCGCAATCAATCTGGCTCTTCCTTGGAACAGTTATTGATTGGAAACGTGTATGAAGGTCTTGTAGCTAGAAATACTAAAAATCAGGTTGTTCCATCCCTTGCAAAGAGTTGGGAAATAAGCAAAGATGGCTTAAAGTACACGTTCCACATGCGTAAGGGAGTCGTGTTTTCTAACAAGCACAGGCTTACTGCTAAAGATGCTGAGTGGTCTTTTAACGAGCTTGTTGCAAAGAAATATCGCGGATCAAACATGGTTGGAAAAGTTGAATCCGCTAAAGCTAAAGATGATTACACGTTTGAAATCAAGCTTAAAGAGCCAAACGCAAAGCTTTTGTGGGCGTTGTGCTCTAGAGCTGGCTTAGTCTTCGATAAGCTTGCGAATTATGATGCTAAAACTCAAGCTGTTGGATCTGGCCCGTATTTGGTAGAAAAGTTTGTGCCGAATGACCGTGTTGTGTTAAAGGCAAATCCGTGCTACAAGGGTATTAATAAGCCTAGAACATCAAAAGTTGTTGTTCGCTATTTTGTGGATGATGTTGCTGCTGTAGATGCGCTTTCTTCTGGAGCTGTTCAAGCTTTGGCGCCTATTTCAGGTCAGCTTGCTAAGACTTTTAAAGCGGATGCAAAGCGCTATGTTGTTAAAGCTGGAAACAGTACCGATAAATTTGTGCTTGCTATGAACATGAATGGTGAGCGGACTAAAGATAAGCGCGTGCGCCAAGCGATTCGATATGCTATTGACCATAAGCAGATTATTGCTTCACGCGGCGGTACGGATGCTTTGCTTGGCGGACCGATTCCTTCTCTTGACCCAGGTTATGAGGATTTGACTAATATTTACACTCATGATGTTAAGCGCGCTAAGTCATTGATGAAGGAGGCTGGTTTCAGCGAATCAAATCCTTTGCATCTTTCGCTTACATACCCGAATATTTATGGAACGCAACTTGGTGACCAGTTGAGGTCTCAGCTAAAGAAGATTGGCATTGATCTGAAGGTAAACATTGTAGAATTTACTACTTGGCTTCACGACGTTTATAACAATAAAAACTACGATTTGTCTATGGTAGATCACAATGAAAGCCATGATTTTGGCCAGTGGGCAGATCCTAAATATTACTATGGTTACAACAATAAGCAGGTTCAGGATTTGTATGCTAAGGCAATGCTTTGCGCGAATACTAAGGAGTCTAATAAGCTTCTTGCCAAGGCTGCGAGAATCGTTAGCAAGGATGCTCCTGCAGATTGGTTGCTTAATTATAAGGTTGTTACAGCTAAGGTAAAGAATCTTGAAGGCATGCCTTTTGATATTAATCAAGTTCTTTTGCCGCTATACAACTTGCGACTTAGCTGA
- a CDS encoding type III pantothenate kinase, which translates to MLLAVDIGNTNIVLGFLENGKIVGTYRMTTKANHTSDEYGIMITQFLNLSGFSVNDVEDVIVASVVPKVMHSFRASIVKFLQIDPMIVGPGVKTGVNIRIDEPRSLGADCLADCVGAFYEYGGPVLVIDFGTATTYNYVDKSGAITCGLICTGISAAAAALWDNTAQLPEVEISRPKSVLTKSTRPAMQAGLYYSFLGGIERTIEQFKIEINEPFKVVATGGLGRLFEKDVETIDYYDPNLIFKGMYEIYRRTIGC; encoded by the coding sequence ATGCTTTTAGCAGTAGACATTGGCAACACGAATATTGTGCTTGGATTCTTGGAGAACGGCAAGATTGTTGGCACGTATAGAATGACTACAAAAGCAAATCACACTTCCGACGAATACGGCATTATGATTACGCAATTCTTAAATCTTAGCGGTTTTAGCGTAAACGATGTTGAAGATGTTATTGTTGCTTCGGTTGTCCCAAAAGTTATGCACTCGTTCCGCGCAAGCATTGTTAAGTTTTTGCAAATCGACCCTATGATTGTAGGCCCTGGCGTAAAAACTGGCGTAAATATTCGCATTGACGAGCCACGCTCTTTGGGAGCAGACTGCTTAGCGGATTGTGTTGGCGCGTTTTACGAATACGGTGGCCCCGTATTAGTTATAGATTTTGGCACAGCTACAACCTATAACTACGTTGATAAAAGCGGAGCAATTACTTGCGGACTTATTTGCACGGGAATTAGTGCGGCGGCTGCAGCTCTATGGGATAATACTGCTCAGCTTCCAGAAGTTGAGATTTCTCGCCCTAAATCCGTTCTTACAAAATCAACTCGTCCAGCTATGCAAGCTGGATTGTATTACAGCTTCTTGGGTGGAATTGAGCGCACGATTGAGCAATTCAAAATAGAAATAAATGAGCCTTTTAAGGTTGTTGCTACAGGCGGCTTGGGACGACTTTTTGAAAAAGACGTTGAAACTATTGATTATTACGATCCAAATTTGATTTTTAAAGGAATGTACGAGATTTATAGACGAACGATCGGCTGCTAG
- a CDS encoding ABC transporter permease, protein MIKFLSRIWRGIIGKFVCIILCLWIFVAALSFVWTPYSLLETNGYQVWQKPSLNHWLGTDGTGADMLSWLMAGSRVEILLVISTIVIASVVGFVILSFTICRVQKIRSVSIMAVDALISIPTVLIALMLAVPLGASVLVIMLACGFGYGLNLARILRPSAVLVLKSNYVDCAISNGASRSYVLLKHVLPNILPIASVQLSLSAGTVILAESGLTYLGVGVPSGVPSWGRVLSTSVTLIHVYPLAALWPGLVVTLTVLALNLFGDVLRSVTNPANRESKNES, encoded by the coding sequence ATGATTAAGTTTTTAAGCCGCATTTGGCGCGGAATTATTGGAAAATTTGTTTGCATTATTTTGTGCTTGTGGATTTTTGTAGCTGCGCTTTCTTTTGTGTGGACGCCTTATTCTCTTCTAGAAACAAACGGATACCAGGTATGGCAAAAGCCTTCGCTAAATCATTGGCTTGGCACAGATGGCACGGGTGCAGATATGCTTAGTTGGCTTATGGCTGGTTCTAGGGTAGAGATTTTGCTTGTTATTTCAACAATTGTGATTGCAAGCGTTGTTGGGTTTGTGATTTTGAGTTTTACGATTTGTCGCGTTCAAAAAATTCGTTCCGTAAGCATTATGGCAGTAGATGCTTTAATTTCCATTCCAACGGTTTTGATTGCGCTTATGCTTGCTGTGCCTCTTGGAGCATCCGTTCTTGTAATTATGCTTGCATGCGGATTTGGATATGGCTTAAATCTTGCTCGTATTTTGCGTCCAAGTGCTGTTCTTGTTCTTAAGTCCAACTATGTTGATTGCGCGATTTCTAATGGAGCTAGCAGAAGTTACGTTCTGCTAAAGCATGTTCTTCCTAATATTTTGCCTATTGCTTCCGTTCAGCTTTCGCTTTCGGCAGGAACTGTTATTTTAGCGGAAAGCGGATTGACTTATCTAGGTGTTGGTGTTCCTTCGGGAGTGCCGAGCTGGGGTCGTGTTCTTTCTACTTCGGTTACTTTGATTCACGTTTACCCGCTTGCAGCTCTATGGCCTGGTCTTGTTGTTACTTTAACAGTTTTGGCTCTTAATCTTTTTGGCGATGTTTTAAGAAGTGTTACAAATCCAGCAAATAGGGAGTCTAAGAATGAGTCTTGA
- a CDS encoding ABC transporter permease: protein MKRMILRRITLFFVALLFISAIVFLALRVLPGDVAQVMAGLNAPDGKVEQLRHDLGLNKPLFVQYLEWIFGVFRGDFGVSMLTGRSVASTIAMRASITFPLIFLGLLIALAIGIPLGCLQVLHSGKASQVVARFCAITAGSVPALWGGMILIMIFGKGIGLVELFPTQGFPTDGWRDFGSAFLSLILPALTVGIIVGSGFMRYTAASLEQISNSDIALQAMACGMTKKQMIWRVGLRLALPQLVSVIGLTFAHMIMGVMVIENLFSLPGMGMGLVRDVGLRDLISVQGNLFMLSALFLLVGFAIDALHRLLDSRLSQDSSGE, encoded by the coding sequence ATGAAGCGCATGATTCTTCGACGCATCACGTTGTTTTTTGTAGCGCTGCTATTTATTTCTGCAATCGTATTTCTTGCTCTTAGAGTTTTACCTGGAGACGTTGCTCAAGTTATGGCTGGCTTAAACGCGCCAGATGGAAAAGTTGAGCAATTAAGACACGATTTAGGATTAAACAAGCCCCTTTTCGTTCAATATTTAGAGTGGATTTTTGGCGTTTTTAGAGGTGACTTTGGTGTTTCAATGCTCACTGGTCGCTCCGTTGCATCCACTATTGCTATGCGTGCTAGTATAACTTTTCCACTTATTTTCCTTGGACTTTTAATTGCGCTCGCAATTGGTATTCCTCTTGGATGCTTGCAAGTTTTGCATTCTGGCAAGGCTTCGCAAGTAGTCGCAAGGTTTTGTGCTATTACAGCAGGATCTGTCCCAGCTCTTTGGGGTGGAATGATTTTAATCATGATTTTTGGCAAGGGTATTGGTTTGGTGGAGCTTTTCCCTACTCAAGGTTTTCCAACAGATGGTTGGCGTGATTTTGGTAGTGCGTTTTTGTCTTTGATTCTTCCAGCGCTAACAGTTGGCATTATTGTTGGATCTGGTTTTATGCGTTACACTGCAGCATCATTAGAACAGATTTCTAATAGTGACATTGCATTGCAAGCCATGGCTTGTGGAATGACTAAAAAGCAAATGATTTGGCGCGTTGGCTTGCGATTAGCGTTGCCGCAACTTGTGTCTGTAATCGGCTTGACTTTTGCGCACATGATTATGGGCGTAATGGTTATTGAAAATCTGTTTTCGCTTCCCGGAATGGGTATGGGTCTTGTGCGCGATGTTGGTTTGCGAGATCTTATATCTGTTCAAGGCAATCTTTTTATGCTTTCTGCATTGTTCTTGCTTGTTGGATTTGCGATTGACGCGTTGCATCGTTTGTTGGATTCAAGACTTAGCCAAGATTCAAGTGGGGAGTGA
- the pdxS gene encoding pyridoxal 5'-phosphate synthase lyase subunit PdxS gives MAENLNTTVTVNESSDPQNNGSQDRTALNRQLAQMLKGGVIMDVTTPEQARIAEDSGACAVMALERIPADIRAAGGVSRMSDPAMIHGIQEAVSIPVMAKCRIGHFVEAQVLEAIEIDYIDESEVLSPADDVYHINKRDFAVPFVCGAKDLGEALRRINEGASMIRTKGEPGTGDVIQAVRHMRMMNSAIRKLTSMREDELFEEAKTLRVPFDLVKYVAQNGKLPVVNFAAGGVATPADAALMMQLGAEGVFVGSGIFKSGDPAKRAAAIVKAVTNYKDAKMIAKLSENLGEAMVGINEQEIKLLMANRGE, from the coding sequence ATGGCAGAGAACTTGAATACTACGGTAACAGTAAACGAATCCTCGGATCCGCAAAATAACGGCAGCCAAGACCGCACTGCTCTAAATCGCCAGCTTGCACAAATGCTTAAGGGCGGCGTGATTATGGATGTTACTACTCCAGAGCAGGCGCGAATTGCTGAAGATTCTGGAGCTTGCGCTGTTATGGCATTGGAGCGTATTCCTGCCGATATTCGCGCGGCTGGCGGAGTTTCTAGAATGAGCGACCCAGCTATGATTCACGGCATTCAGGAAGCTGTGTCTATTCCTGTTATGGCAAAATGCCGTATTGGTCACTTTGTTGAAGCGCAGGTGCTTGAGGCTATTGAGATTGATTACATTGACGAAAGCGAAGTGCTTAGCCCAGCAGACGACGTTTACCACATTAACAAGCGCGATTTTGCAGTTCCATTTGTTTGCGGTGCAAAAGATTTGGGAGAAGCTTTGCGCAGGATTAACGAGGGTGCTTCCATGATTCGCACAAAGGGCGAGCCTGGAACTGGAGATGTTATTCAAGCTGTGCGCCACATGCGCATGATGAATTCCGCAATACGCAAGCTTACAAGCATGCGCGAAGATGAGCTTTTTGAGGAAGCTAAGACTTTGCGCGTGCCTTTCGATCTTGTAAAGTACGTTGCACAAAATGGCAAACTTCCTGTTGTAAACTTTGCAGCTGGCGGTGTTGCAACCCCTGCAGACGCTGCTTTAATGATGCAGCTTGGTGCAGAAGGCGTTTTTGTTGGCTCTGGCATCTTTAAGTCTGGAGATCCAGCAAAGCGCGCTGCTGCAATAGTTAAGGCTGTGACTAATTACAAAGACGCTAAAATGATTGCTAAGCTTTCCGAGAATTTGGGCGAAGCGATGGTTGGTATTAACGAGCAGGAAATCAAGCTTTTAATGGCAAATCGCGGCGAGTAA
- the pdxT gene encoding pyridoxal 5'-phosphate synthase glutaminase subunit PdxT — translation MANSPINTNNCSHTVAVLAVQGAFLEHRLMLEKLGAHVIELRQARDLEQSFDRLVLPGGESTVQSKLLKEQNMLEPLRERIASGMPVLGTCAGLILLAKNVEGNEVSGFGTLDVTVKRNAYGRQLGSFHYESEFGNLGKVPMTFIRAPYIVQVGSNAETLATVDGNVVAARQGNQIGTAFHPELDEDTRIHQLFLSL, via the coding sequence TTGGCAAACTCACCTATCAATACAAATAATTGCTCGCATACTGTAGCAGTTTTAGCTGTTCAAGGTGCTTTTCTTGAACATCGCTTAATGCTTGAAAAATTAGGCGCACACGTTATTGAGCTTCGTCAAGCGCGCGACTTGGAGCAGTCTTTTGACCGCCTTGTTTTACCGGGCGGCGAAAGCACTGTGCAATCGAAGCTTCTCAAAGAGCAAAATATGCTCGAGCCTTTGCGTGAGAGGATTGCAAGCGGAATGCCAGTTCTTGGCACTTGTGCAGGCTTGATTTTGCTTGCAAAAAACGTGGAAGGTAACGAAGTTAGCGGATTTGGCACGCTAGACGTTACAGTTAAGCGCAACGCTTACGGCCGCCAGCTTGGAAGCTTCCACTACGAATCTGAGTTTGGAAATCTTGGCAAAGTGCCGATGACATTTATTCGCGCGCCTTATATTGTGCAAGTCGGGTCGAATGCAGAAACTCTTGCAACTGTAGATGGCAACGTTGTTGCCGCGCGCCAAGGAAATCAAATCGGAACAGCTTTCCACCCAGAGCTTGATGAAGACACTAGAATACACCAGCTTTTCTTAAGCTTATAG
- a CDS encoding glycoside hydrolase family 13 protein produces MINRQAILHRPLSQYAYSTAEYCLTIRLRAAKNNLCSCVLHYGNRVDLTPLDQFCTLKMEKIASDDYFDYYEANISSDLDRVCYYFEMQDADERLYLYADTIATDFPEDRTEVYQFPFIRREEISDVPNWLKEAVVYNIFPDSFADSKRGISCEAKDYFDEKTGQTLHTRLGGTIRGIIENLDYIEDLGFNCLYLNPIFKAAEYHRYDLLDYYHVCPNLGTDDDFRELVSEVHNRGMHIIIDGVFNHSSWYFFAFDDVVKNGENSRYKDWFYGLKFPVKRPEDGKRPSYTCFAYERKMPKLNTSNPEVRDYFMDVCRYWLEDFDVDGWRLDVANEVDKDFWRAFRSVAKKTKKDSVLIAEIWENSERWLQGDMFDSTMNYEFRKVCRDFFAFGKINAREFNSRFVDMLLRYPFPIVQGQLNLLDSHDVSRFRSLCAQSSSEACDFSTADKRFRLAELCLLTSVGAPSVFYGDELGVIGFEECDYRAPMPWSNPVSDNRDLFRELIKLRKNNDCFIHGNFRVLDYDERGKFVFARETDSKRVVVALNAFNESNDSFSALPDCKPIISYNYDAQNQSLGAFGYAIFEVK; encoded by the coding sequence ATGATAAATCGTCAAGCAATATTGCACCGACCACTTTCACAATATGCGTATTCTACGGCAGAATATTGTTTAACAATTCGCTTGCGTGCGGCAAAGAATAATCTTTGTTCATGCGTTTTGCATTACGGAAATCGCGTCGATTTGACTCCGTTAGATCAGTTCTGCACGCTGAAAATGGAAAAGATTGCGAGCGACGATTACTTTGACTACTATGAAGCAAACATAAGCAGCGATTTAGATAGAGTTTGTTATTACTTTGAGATGCAAGATGCGGATGAGCGCTTGTATTTGTACGCCGATACTATTGCGACTGATTTTCCAGAAGATCGTACAGAAGTCTACCAGTTCCCATTTATTCGCCGCGAGGAGATTAGCGACGTTCCTAATTGGCTTAAAGAGGCTGTTGTTTATAACATTTTCCCAGATAGTTTTGCAGATTCTAAACGTGGCATAAGTTGCGAGGCAAAAGATTATTTTGATGAGAAAACTGGCCAAACTTTACACACTCGTTTAGGTGGAACCATTAGAGGAATAATCGAAAATCTTGATTATATTGAGGATTTGGGCTTTAATTGCTTGTATTTAAATCCTATTTTTAAAGCTGCAGAATACCATCGTTACGATCTTCTTGACTACTACCATGTTTGCCCTAATTTAGGAACGGACGACGATTTTAGGGAGCTTGTTAGCGAGGTTCATAATCGCGGCATGCACATAATTATTGACGGCGTTTTTAATCATTCTAGTTGGTATTTCTTCGCGTTTGACGATGTTGTTAAAAATGGCGAAAATTCGCGATACAAGGATTGGTTCTATGGATTAAAGTTCCCTGTTAAGCGCCCCGAAGATGGTAAGCGCCCAAGCTACACGTGTTTTGCGTATGAGCGTAAAATGCCAAAGCTCAATACTTCTAATCCCGAAGTTCGCGACTATTTTATGGACGTTTGCCGCTATTGGCTTGAAGATTTTGATGTTGACGGTTGGCGTTTGGATGTTGCGAATGAAGTTGATAAAGACTTTTGGCGTGCCTTCCGCTCTGTTGCTAAAAAGACTAAAAAAGATAGTGTGCTAATTGCTGAGATTTGGGAGAATTCTGAGCGTTGGCTACAAGGAGACATGTTTGACTCCACTATGAACTACGAATTCCGCAAAGTTTGCCGCGATTTCTTTGCTTTTGGCAAGATTAATGCGCGCGAGTTTAATAGTCGATTTGTAGATATGCTTTTAAGATACCCATTCCCGATTGTTCAAGGTCAATTGAATTTGCTTGATAGCCATGACGTTAGTCGCTTTAGAAGCTTGTGTGCTCAAAGCTCTTCGGAAGCTTGCGACTTTTCTACGGCAGATAAGCGATTCCGCTTGGCTGAGCTTTGTTTGCTTACATCTGTTGGAGCCCCAAGCGTGTTCTATGGTGATGAGCTTGGTGTAATTGGTTTTGAAGAGTGTGATTATCGAGCGCCTATGCCTTGGTCAAATCCTGTCAGCGATAATCGTGATTTATTCCGCGAACTTATAAAATTGCGTAAAAATAACGATTGCTTTATTCATGGTAATTTTAGAGTTCTTGACTATGATGAGCGCGGAAAGTTTGTGTTTGCGCGAGAAACTGACTCTAAGCGTGTTGTTGTAGCTTTAAATGCGTTTAATGAATCTAACGATTCGTTTAGTGCTTTGCCTGATTGTAAGCCGATTATTAGCTACAATTATGATGCTCAAAATCAATCTCTTGGAGCTTTTGGATACGCGATTTTTGAAGTAAAATAG